Proteins encoded together in one Oncorhynchus masou masou isolate Uvic2021 chromosome 3, UVic_Omas_1.1, whole genome shotgun sequence window:
- the imp3 gene encoding U3 small nucleolar ribonucleoprotein protein IMP3, with amino-acid sequence MVRKLKFHEQKLLKKVDFINWEVDNNLHEVKVLRRYHIEKREDYTKYNKLSRNIRELAQKIRDLDEKDGFRAHSTGQLLEKLYGTGLIPTKQNLALTEKVTASSFCRRRLPTIMVSLRMAQNLKTAITFIEQGHVRVGPEIVTDAAFLVTRNMEDFVTWVDSSKIKQHVMTYNDERDDFDLVV; translated from the exons ATGGTTCGAAAATTGAAATTTCATGAGCAGAAGCTTTTGAAGAAGGTTGACTTTATCAACTGGGAGGTAGACAACAACCTGCACGAGGTGAAAGTATTGCGGAGGTATCACATCGAGAAGAGAGAAGACTACACCAA GTACAATAAGTTGAGCCGTAACATCAGAGAGCTTGCTCAGAAGATACGTGATCTGGACGAGAAGGATGGCTTCAGAGCCCACAGCACAGGTCAACTACTTGAGAAACT GTACGGTACTGGGCTGATCCCCACCAAACAGAACCTGGCCCTTACAGAGAAAGTCACCGCCTCTTCATTCTGCAG GAGGCGGCTACCCACTATAATGGTAAGCTTACGAATGGCTCAGAACCTGAAGACAGCCATCACCTTCATCGAACAGGGAC ATGTGCGTGTGGGACCAGAGATTGTCACAGACGCAGCTTTCCTTGTCACCAG AAATATGGAAGACTTTGTAACATGGGTTGACTCTTCAAAGATCAAACAGCACGTCATGACCTACAATGATGAG AGGGATGACTTTGATCTTGTGGTATAG